The Tachysurus vachellii isolate PV-2020 chromosome 25, HZAU_Pvac_v1, whole genome shotgun sequence genomic sequence ATAATGAGTCACTGACATCtctaaaaatagaataataattaaaaaaaaaaaaaagctgctttctGCAAAACATCCTAAACAGGCTTTTATTTATCATGAGATAAATGCACAGTATTCTCCGAGATGAAAAATGGCAACGGAATGAGCCAGGTGGCATGATTAAAAAGTGCACACCTGCAAAATATTTTTGCCATCAGGACGATGAAGATTAATGAGGCGTATTCATTAATTTCATTACAAAGGTCACAGATGTGTTTAAGCGTGCCTTTGTCAACAGTTCACACAATGAACCAAAGTGTGACATATTTGATGagcttgtaaataaaatgaactaaattaattatataacaGACTGAATTCTAGCCTTCGGATCAAGCTTGTCTAATGAACCTACTTAAAGTGATGTAAACTTATAACTTAAATCATTTGCAAGTGGTTTAATGTTAGACCAATTATACTAATAGTTATATAGTGCAcatgatcagccataacattaaaaccattgaGAGGTGAAGTGATTAACATTGATTACAATGACTCCTGTCATGGAGTGGCATAGAGTAAGCAGCAAATGAGTGATTAACTGTCAGTTGTTAAAGGtaatgtgttggaagcagaaaATATGAACAAGTGTGAGGATCTGAGACACTTCTTCaaaattgtgttttcttttgtggACAGAGGGGTTTGTGTGCATCACTTACCTGAGGAAGAAACACCAcaaggatgcactatgggaagaaggcaagccgGCAGAGGCAGTGtgaaatgttctgctgggaaaccttggatCCTGGCGTTAAAGTGACACATACCATGACacataccacctacctaaacattatTACAGACCAGATAAAAAGCCTGTAACTGTATTCCCTATTGGCAGTGTCTTCTTTCAGCAGGACAATGTGCCATGCTACATtgaaaattgttcaggaatggtttaagCAACAAGAGTTCCAGAAgaaagagttcaaggtgttgacttggtcTCCAGATGCCCAAGATCTCAAGCTGATCAAGCATTCGAGCATCTGAGAGACTTGCAGGACAAACAGGTTTGATCCATGGAGGCCAAAACATTTTTGAGGACTTAAAGTATCTGCAATTaatctgtttcacacacacacacacacacacacacacacacatacacacacacacacacacacacacacacatcttttatCATATATCTTTTATCATATAtcatacatcatatatatatcttttatcatatatcatacatcatatatatatatatggtaaaaactgagtttgtttattttgaattttgcaTTGAATATAGACATAATATGCAATAAAGCCCTTGCAATTATAAATACCCTGCAATAATAATTTAGAATTTAACATAATTATTTATGTTAGTGTGGTTTTTTGTTGTAGGTTGTAGTAAGTCGTCTGAACGGTCAAGATGCTGAAAACCTAAAAGCTCCATATAGGACAGCAGTCGCTTACTACATCATGTCAACGTCATTTGTGCGCCATCTAGTGGACAAGGTTTTATAGCAGCCTTTAAGTTAGTGATGTCTATTACCATGCACATAATGTTGTTATGCTAATATACAGTAACTCAGCTTCATTCAGAAGGCAGTATGAGATCAGATGCACAAACGTATCTCAGTTTTGTTCACCATGAGAAACTCACCTGTTAGGGCTGACCCCATGCTGCAGAGGAAACACATTCGAGGCAGAGTATTTACCCAGGAGTGGCATCTATACCCAGCATATATACCCAGTTTTTATGTTTTACAAGACACATTTAGACCTCTTTGCTGATGCCAAATGAACTAATTGGTTCTTATTTATCAGTCTTTTAGTAACTTTGTGTGTAAATTTCTTCCTCCTcatgtgagttttttttatcaCCAATATATAGTGTAAAGTCCAAAAAATGACtacaaaataatgaaagaaaaagctaATCGAGGTGATTGAGGACACCAAGCACATCACACAGGGATACTGCTATTAAGTGTGATGTGGTGCGTCTAAAGTGTTGCACAACATTAAATGCGATGGAAAATACAGTATAACCGATTTATAAACCTTTTTCATCCTCACATAAAATCATACTAGCCTTTAAACATCCTTAATGCTGTGTGCTAAATTTCCCATCAACTAAGTCATTTGTGGATAGTTTATTACATTGTCCACTTAAACAAAAGAGGAGGACAATAAGCTCACTGTGCATGAGGTGCTAGTGAGTGGACTCTGAAACCTAATTGGCTTGTTaatactttctttaaaaaatatatttatttattggctaATAagttatgctgtgtgtgtgtgtgtgtgtgtaggtgtgtgtataggtgtgtgtgtgtgtgtgtgtgtgtgtgtagggatgtggtaccccagtggttaaggtgttggactactgaatgGAAGGTcataagtttgaatcccagttgccactgctgggctcctgagcaaggcccttaaacctcaattgctcaactGTGTAAATTAAAttgcaagtcactctggataatgctgtaaatgtagtgtgtgtgtgtgtgtgtgtgtgtgtgtgtgtgtgtgtgtgtgtgtgtgtgagcagctaAGGTAGGAATGTGTGGTATTGCATGCTGTGTAATGTTGATTGCCTGTTAGGAGCTAATGTACATCCCAAGACAAAATCCTTTCCCTTTCAATCCTGATTAATAGTTTTTAAGAAACTGTTTCTATCTACTTCCAGCTTGAAGAGTGTATTTTGGCAGCTGATTAAATCAAACTAGACTTTTTCAGTAAGGCAGATTTCCTAATAATCAGATTCCTATTCAATATGACGCTTATAACAACCAAACAGTTACTAAAACGAACATATGTGAGGATATTAAACTCCAATTAGACTTCCCACGTGTGGGAAAGATATTATTTGTACACTAAACGTGTCAGAAGATAGATGGCGACGTAGGATACTTCTAGATGACCGATTTCGACTGAAGAGGAAGAAATATGCGGCGCGATTTGATGACGTAATCACGTGGCCGGAGACATGGCGAGCTCCTCCACAGGCGTGTTTTTATAGAGAAGCTCCGTTAAAAACGGAAATTAAAGGCTGGTTGGAAGCAGATTGATGTCTGTGAGCTGACAGAGTTGTAGTTGTAGTCAGCATGTCTTGGGTAAGAGCAGTACCTCGAAGCGACGATGTTTTTGATGAGGACGTTGATGAACTCAGCCTTCAAAACAAAGAATGGAGATGCAGCATGGAGAAGCGTGCTAAGGTCAGTCAGTGTTTACACACAGATCACCCTTATACATCCTCACCTAGACACCTGGTGAAATCTGTCCCTACATCCTGTGcgttttaatttaaatcatcttatattataacattaataaatgttcCTTTATTTAATTGTCTTGTAAATGGTGTGCAGTTTTGTATTCGTTGTAGTCATGATGTCTTTTTACCCTGATGAAATATGAGTATAAAGCTGTACATGGAACTGTACAGCAGGCTGCTGTGGGAAGAATAAGATTTTTAATAGGAATCGTTTATCTAAAGTAAGGAGTTATAGTGGTAAGAGTTTGTGGTGTATAAGGAGTCGGttctgggaacactgggaaaACCCCTGGACAGTCAcaggacacaacacacacacttgcagaatttggcagactccctcttatccagagtgacttacattatctcatttttatacaactgagcaattgagggttaagggccttgctcagtggcccaacagtggcaactttGTGGATGTGAGATTCGAACcaacaaccttctgattggtagcacaacaccttaaccactaggttaccacatgcCCACAATTTAACAGAGCTACTtcaccatgcatgtttttggaagtacaaaaaaaaacttttgtttcaTTGGTGCTACTCGTACTCGTTTTGATTAATTGCATTACAAAAACAGTATGGAGTTTTGTCATTTAGCttggtataaaaaaataactgggTTCTATCAGGACGGTTTCAGGGATGGAATTGATGCAGGCAAAGAGGCTTCCCTTCAGCAGGGATTCAACTTGGGCTACAGAGAAGGAGCTGTTAAAATGAAGGCTATTGGGCAATTCAAAGGAATTGTTAGGTAAGTGTTTAACTCTTATGACTGCTTTCCTTTTTTGTAGGCACGAACAAACCTCTGCATCTATGATGCTTATGTCAATAATAAACAGTTGACGGTGTCCTCTATACTTCAAAAGCTTAGCAGTATAAATCAACAAGTACTGTTCATCCCTTTAGAAAAGTATTCTTCCCAATTAAAAGTAATCAGATTTGTCTGGAttacaaattactttttttcagTTAGTTTTTTGCTAACTAATATGCTCTGAAGATgagtcaccacagcagatcaccCAACCAACATATTTGCTTTTGCCAGAGGTTTTATCCCGGATACCGTTACTGACGCAATCCTCCCATTTTATCAAGGCTTGGGAGCAGAATTGAGAGTTAACCCAGTGTCTGGGTTCATTACTCACCTGGGAATTGAAATCGGGCTGCGGCAGTGAGCGCGTGGAATAATATGCTCTATAAGTCACAATTCATTATTTGTCAGCAGatatttaaatcaaatttaataaTGGATTTCAGTTTTAATAAGACTTGGTACTAAAGAACCATCTTTTGCATAAATGACGGCATTAAGTCTTCTAAGGTAAGTTCTGACCAAAGTTGGACACTGGGGAGTGATTTTTCTTCCATTGTTCCAAGCTCTTTAGGTTggttgaatttattattattattttattttctttttaaattatatatatatatatatatatatatatatatatatatatatatatacatatatatacacacacacatacatatatatatatatatatatatatatatatatatatatatatatatatgtatatgtgtatgtgtatgtgtgtgtgtatatatatgtatatatgtatatatatatatatgtatatatgtatatatatatatatatatatatatatgtatatatgtatattcttttccttcttcacTAAGCTGCTGAAAGGTAAAGTTTCCCGTTAGCTTCAGTTGTTCTAGACTGAAGCAGATTCTCTTGTATATTCCCCTGGCTTTTGTGCCAGGCATTCTCCCTTTGATTTTACAAAATGCTTAGGGTCCCAAAGAGCATGATGCTGACACCACCATGTTTCAATATGGGGTTGGTCTTTAATGAGGTAATAACTTCTTTTTTGAAACCTACCCTCATGAAACCTTTAATTATGCAGTGCTCTTTAAAGAGAGCTCTATGTAATGCCTTCTTGGTGACGGTTAGCCTCACTGTGGCTTCCCTCACCTGTCTCTTGCTTTAATTTTCTGTTTTGAAGTACGGCTTTTTCTGGGTAATGCTTGGGTGTAATGATGCAGCTTCCGTTTCCTTCCTCTTGATTTAACAGTGCTTAGTGGGATGTCTATCCTCTTAGATATAACATTGCAATATATTTCAACTTATGGAGAATATTTCTTACTTTTCACTCCCTTTCTTCAGTGACCTTTCAATCAGGCTCTTTTTTGTCCACAAAATGGATTCAGTATGTTTCTTGTTTCTGTTGATGTTTATCATTTGTTATACAGACAAATCTGATTAGTTCCAAGGGGGTTAGATATTTTTGCAGGAACAGTATTTCTAAAGACTTAGCGGTTAAAAGGAGGTAGAAACATAAGGAGTGTTCATAAGCTGTATCTGACCAGATCATGAAGTTTTGCCTTATGTgctgtttttctcctcctctctggAGGTTCTGTCACCTCACCAGCAGCATTGAACTCATGTATGTGTGCCTCTGTATTATCCTACACACACCAAAAATTGTCCATTTCAttatgtgtttggttttgtccAATAATTTTATGTGCCAGTCAGCAGTGTTTTTTCAGATGTTTTAACTATTGTAGCTGTTATGTGCTGATGTTCTGCATGTTTGGCTAGAGAAGTAGTGGCTTAGTGCAATATAAAGGTGTATGGAAAGTTTAAGTTATTTAATATAGACAGGAAAATGTATGTAGTAAGTGAGCTGTGCTGATTTCtcctcacatctcacacatAATGTATTATTCAGGTCTGGCTAGCTTGtttatgtgtattttgtgttgaGGTGTTTAACTGTGAGGTGATCTTGTGTAGTACTTAGGAGATTTTATGCTATAAAATGTATTGCTCTAAGTGGGTCCAAATTTTCAGAGTTTACTGACTGATTCCCAAAAGATCGTCTGTCTTCACAGCGACCTTTATCGTCCTCGTAAAAACGTTCTGGCGTCAGTCGGATTGTGTCTTGGCTGATTTGTTGAGGAGTGTTGCCCCACCAAATGAAAGTCAGTAAGGAGTAGATTTATCTTCCTTTTCTGGTTGTTAAACCTACTTCTCTATCAAGCAATCAGGACTAAAACACGGCTTGGACAAgaaatctttctttctgatttgtTGCACCCCTGGATTTGTATAGTTGGATGGAAAATTTCTCTAAAAACCCAAGGCCACTTTCTTATCCATTTTTTATCCAGGCCACTAATGagctcttttatttcttttgtatgTGGATGATGTGATCAATCTGACGCATTGTTCTTGCCTTTCACAGTGCTTTGCGGTGTTGGTGTCAGTCACAGCCTTCAATGAGCTCAGAGCCCATCACACAGCTGCTTCAGAAAGTAGAAAAACATGAAGAAGGCTTATTTGAGGCCATGCGCAGAGCTCAGGAGCTTCCTCCTCCCAGTGTATCAGAGCTTGTTGGAGATATGGATGATCTGGGTGTAGTTCAGAGTGATTGTGGAGGCTCAGACTGCTGCGGAAATGATGAAGATGGTGAATGTTGCCGAAATGGACATAGTAACTGCTGTAGACGTGACAAGGACATTAATGAGAGTTCAGCTGAGATTCAtgagactgtgtttgtgaaGGACCAGACTTTGGAGCAGTTACTTCATGGGTGTCTGGAGATCGTGGCTGAAATGGGGCTGCCTGAAGAGCTGAGGCTTCATATTCTACAGCTCAGACATGCGTGTATTTGACTTGAATTTATTAGAATACAAGTTAACCTTGTACATGTTAACGATTGGGTGTAAGAAGATGTAAAAAATACTTAGCTTTGCATTGCAGTACATTACAGTCAGAGATGCTGTGCCCAAACCTGCTACTGTATGCAAGGAATTAAACTAAATGTGttgtgctgttgtaggaaaataattaatgactGTGGTGTGGCCCAATACAAAACATGTTTGAATCCTGTCACCAGCAGCTTTCcatcaataacattaaaaataataataataaattacttaAATAGCATAACACATTTAATTTATGTtcttacatttaatgtttaactTTGTGAAACTGCAAAACTAGTTGGCTCCTGTTATTACTTGCATTCTAAccactataaacagtcattctcTCACTAGCCTCCCTTTTTTTCCTGTCACTTGAATCTAATAATACCAAAATAAACAGCTACAAACTGAAAAGGCCTCTGTCGTGTCTGTGTCAGAAACCTTTTAACGCTTATGTTTGACAGTTACAAAGCATTGATGCTGAAATCTTCttacaaaaatgaaattaaataaagtaaatttttCCTTATGTAAAAATTGTCAATGACCACACACATTTCCATTCAGCTTATGTGGAGGATGAACAGTCAAGTCAATGTGTCAGTTGTTATTGTATGACAATACATTACTGGCATTAGAATAAGCAAATTAATTCATATATACGTTGTCTTCAAGATGGCAGCATGCACAGATGCAGCAGCCCTGTGCTTCTCAATAAGATgccaatttcttttctttatgatCCATTATATCTCATTGTACAGTGTCTTATTACTGCTGATTgaacacattctgaccaatcagaatcgagtatTCAGTACTGCAGTGGTAGAAACACTACATCACGTTTTGCCACCAGGggttcattatttatttgtacgagacacaaacagaaaaataaggtgcttttgtttttattttttatttatttatttgtttgtttatttatttatttatttattagccaCAACAGTATAAACGAACTGTTTACTACttcttgattgtttttttaataattattgttcttcattgtttttttatagttatgttttttcattttatattaatttttttgtatttatctgattatcttattttagttattttactGACCCCTTATTGAAATCATAACCGGTGttactttttattaatataatatatttatttattttattttatttagttttactttattttcattaattaatttactattattttattttaatgtattttaaataattaaattcattaattgattattaatttgtcggggttcgattcccacctccaccttgtgtgtgtggagtttgcatgttctccccgtgcctcgggggtttcctccgggtactccggtttcctcccccagtccaaagacatgcatggtaggttgattggcatctctggaaaattgtccctagtgtgtgattgtgtgagtgaatgagagagtgtgtgtgtgtgccctgcgatgggttggcactccgtccagggtgtatcctgccttgatgcccgatgacgcctgagataggcacaggctccccgtgacccgaggtagttcggataagcggtagaagatgaatgaatgaatgaattattaattttttattagtagtactttattttttctaaatacCCATAAGGCTGCCTTAATATTACAGTTTGTGGTTTGGGGATTGGGACGCGACCCAAGTCTCCACTCTCCTAAGCATACAATTTGCGCatgagcttttatttaaaaccctTTCGCGTTTAAAAACCACAGGAATCACGTTTCCAGCTCTTACTCTATTCCTAGCACGAATACACACACTGGACTCAGACTCTGTTCTGGACAACGTGTGTAAATAAGAGAAGTTTGAGTGGGCGTGGTCCAAGAGGAAAAGCGAAACTACAGTAAAAGTCTAACTTCCTGATTGCCGACAGCGGTGTTGTCTCAACAAATGTCAAGAAAAGGCTGCAAAAGTTAGGTAGGTCAAAGAGAACAGCTCGTTTAATATACTACCACGATGAGATCAACTTTTTTAAACGTAGTGATAAAAGCAAGAATTCCTTATAATTTGATTAAATTATAGTGTCATTTAAACGTGTGCCGTAAATCAGCAGCACGTGTCGTTTGTTTTCGAGTAAtacaacaattatttatttatttatttatttattattttaatcgtCCGTGTAGCCAAATATTATGTGGGTCTGGGTTGTAAAAACAGTTGTCTCATTGTTCAGAACATGTCTGTGGTCGGCACAGAGTGGTACACATTATGGTacacattgtatatatatatatatatatacataatgagGTTAGGTTTATTCAAGCAAGCTGTTAttcaaagtgaaatgaaatcagACCAGAGACACCTGTTTAAAGAAGCTGAGAGGCGTGTTAGCTTCCATATTCTACATAGTGCGAATGCCACAGTGAAAGTATAAACCTTACTGCCCCAATTCTGGAGCTGCAACTCCAGTTACTTGCTCCTTCTATCAGTacactgttgttttttatcTGCTTTTGAGTGCAAGCGTTACTGGTTTTTGGCTATTTGATAATGTATCTCATGTCCTTTGCACAAGTATAAACCTGTACAGCAACATACTTGAACTTTTACAccctattttttattaaatgttaagcTTTGATTGCTATTTTATCCTGGTCGAGGTTTACGACAGTGGATCCAGAACCTGTCATAAGAACACTACATGGgacaggaatacaccctggatgggttGGCAGTCCATCACATgacagcatgcacacacacacacacaggcatacgtTCATTTACTCCCaagtatgatttattttagctaGTCAACCTGCCTACTTGTTTCTGTAGGTGGGTCGAAACCAGAGAACCAGCGGGAC encodes the following:
- the otulina gene encoding OTU deubiquitinase with linear linkage specificity a, translated to MSWVRAVPRSDDVFDEDVDELSLQNKEWRCSMEKRAKDGFRDGIDAGKEASLQQGFNLGYREGAVKMKAIGQFKGIVSALRCWCQSQPSMSSEPITQLLQKVEKHEEGLFEAMRRAQELPPPSVSELVGDMDDLGVVQSDCGGSDCCGNDEDGECCRNGHSNCCRRDKDINESSAEIHETVFVKDQTLEQLLHGCLEIVAEMGLPEELRLHILQLRHACI